CGAGTAGCATTGAGCCTGTACAAACCGAAGTCAAAGCTTCCACCTCCGAGGCACGGCTTCGCAGCCAGTTTAGCATTGCTGGATTCTTGAGCTCCTTGCGGACACCCCACCCACCAGGGACAACCAGGATATCTAGCCTAGGACAGTTATCAAAGCTGCTATCTGGAATCACCTTCATGCCACCAGTTGTGACCACAGGAACATTCTTTTCTGCCACCAGAAGCACTTCAAAGGGCGATGGTTCTTCCCTTCTTCTGTGTTCATTCAGCCGGGTGACGGAAAATACTTCGAAAGGACCGCAAAAATCCAGAACCTCGACATTGTCAAACACCACTATACCAACACGTTTCCTTTCCATTGGGTTTTCCCTTCTCCAGAGTCCTGAACTCTGTGTTCAGCCCACACTCCCAAAGGCCGCTCTACTTCAAAGATTCCATCAAATTGTCTGGCCAGCATCACCCCTGCTCTTCATGTCACCCTGGCCAGGTGAGCATCACCTTCTATTGTGACTCACTCCGGTACAAGCCTCTCCGCCCACAAGCTTCCAAACTACAGGACTTCTCTGATCGTCGTAACGCTCCAGGTAAAGTGTGGACTCGCCTTCAGGCACACCTGGCCTCCAGCTGTAAGCGATCACAGACAGCTCATTGGCCAGAGTCGTCTCCAGAGGACTCTTGAACACCTTGAGCACTCTGACTCTAAATCGTGCATACTTGTCCGCTCCTTCCAAGTAAAGCAGCTTTGCACGAACTACGACCTCGGCCCCTGCCGCCAACTGCTCATCCATCAAATCATAAGAGGCCGAGGCCAGGGAACCAAGCGAAATGGCAACAAGAAAAATAGCCGCCTTCATAGCCATTTTTCGGTGAGCACGACCTGATATTTCCATCCTGCCCCCAGCCAAGAGCCACGGCTCCAGGCCATCTTCTCCTTTAGCAGTTGACTCTTTTTCCCAAATTATATTCTGGTCTTCTAAGAGCTCTCAACCTGAAAGATTGCTTTGATGGCCAAAGCTTTTTCCAGGTGAAGGCTAGCGCGGCTTCTGCTCTTGTGTTGCAGAAAAACAGATTCTATTATTTCCCCCATGCTGAAAAAAATTCTTGTTGGGACAATCTTTTTCTGCCTGGGCGCCCTGGGGTGGATGCTTTTGAAAGGAACCTCCACCGGCAGCTCCCGTAGTATGTGGATTCTTATAGAAGCAATAGGCCTACTGTTTCTGGCCAACGGTGTCTATGGCCTTTTTTCAGGCAGGGTCTTCGGCCGCTCCTGGAAGAATTACTGGGGAGGCTGGATCTACAGGCAGGAGGAGCCTTTCCATTTCTGGAGCTTCGCCTTGGGCCACCTGATTGTGGGCATCCTTTTGTTGGCAGTAGGATGGAGCAAGTCATGAGTCTTTCCCATTCCCGGGCGGCAAGGCCACATCCCGTCCAAAGATGGCAAACCCGATGGTCCCTAGAAGTCCGAAGGCAAAGGCCGTCAGGAGGTTCAGCTGGGGGGCAACCTGCCACAAAAACGCGCCTCCCATGGCCGCTAAAGAGACCACCACGTCTCTGATGAGGTAGTAAAGCCCAAACATCCCGGCTTTACAATGATCCGGAGAAAGATCCATGATCAGGGCCTTGCGGGTAGGCTCTCCAAATTCCTTTAATCCTCTTAAGACAAAGGCTCCCACGAGCCACTCGAAGGATTGGCTGAACATAAGCCCCAAGGGGAAAAGCGTGAAGAACAGGAAGGTTATGACCACAAAAGGCTTCTTGGTGCTCTTGTCCGCCCAATAGGCTACTGGAATGTACACCAGGACCGCTGTGGCCATCTCTATGCTGGTAAGTATCCCGAACTGGAAAGCCGAGACCGGCTCTGGGATCATCTTCATACACCATACCACCACGAAGGCATATGGGATCTGCTCGCAGAACCTGACGAGTATGTCTGTGACCAGCAGGTTTTTCATGGCAGGATTCATCAAACTAAGCAGCTTCAGGGGGTTTTTCTCACCAGAGGCAAGGTCCCCCTTGATCCCGCCTGGTCCATCTTCCCCGCGGTGGTCTTCCTCTATCATTTTCTGCTGAAGGAACAAGGCCGCCACTGCCATTATCAAGGCTACCCCAAATGCCAGACGAACCCCGTCTCTTTCCCCCCAGACATTTATGAACAGGCCTCCCAAGAGAGGGCCAAGGGCCATGGGGATCCGCCTTACAAGAGAGTGCATGCTCACACCCATGGTGCGCTTTTGGCTTGGCAGCACCCGATAGATCAGGCTCATGGTGGCAGGAAGGGAGATGGCTGACCATGAGATGAACAAGACAGCTCCCACCAGAACCGCCTCCCAGGCAGACACTAGGATCACAATGGAAAAACCGCACATGGCCACCAGGTTAAAGATCATCAGAGAACGCCTGATGCCGATGCGATCCGATAGATACCCTCCGGGGAAGGAATAAAGGGCCGAAAGCAGGTTGTCCATGGCCTGGAGAACTCCCACCGCCAATACTCCTCCCCCAAGAGCCAGCATGTATATGGGCAAGAAGCGCTCGGCCATGCGCTCCCCCATGCCTACCAAAACCACCATGCTCAAAACACCGATGGTGCTGCGCTTAAGGCCCAAAAAAGCTCCGATTCCCAAGAGACTGGCTCTGATTTTCTCCCGGCCTTCCATTACTCCCCCCAGCCAAAAACACCCTCAGCCCCCTAGGCTACACATGCTTTCCAGCCAGATCAAGCTCGACCCCCCTCAAACCAAGGACTTCTATCAACCGCTCATAAAGGCTGAAGCCTGCCTGCTCTATCCTGCATTATTCACCTATGGTGAACGATGCTTCTGGGAAATGTTCCGGCATATGATATCTCAGCATGAACCCCGCCATCTCCGGGAAAAGCCTCAGGGCTAAAGTCCTTCTAGGGGTGGCCAGTTTGAGCACCCCAGGCCAGCCAAGAAGATCATGTTTTCCCGGCCTCTTTTGATGAGCTTGGCCTGTGGGTCCTGGAAAGCACTGCATGTAGCCGACTGCGTGCAGGAGCCCAAATGCCAAGGCTTGGATCCAGATGCAATTTACCGGCAAGGCTCCTCACACTGGAGGGACACTGGTAGATTCGTTTGGCGCCGGCTTCCGAGCCTTGCACACAGGGTTCGGATTTTCAGCCAGGCGCCAGGAGGCTTTAAGAGCATTGGCCCATAGTCTCAAAAACCACCCGGTCTTTCACAGTTTCAATCCACCCAGGTTGGTGGATCGCCTGAAATCTTTGGACCAAAAGTGATGACGCTCTTATAAGAGAGTTTTTTAGTCTTGTAAACGCCGTCTACATATGCACTGACCGTGCCTTTTAGGGTCACTTTGACTTTACCTAAAGACATATTACGCTCATTTATCTTGCACTTTGAGACCTTAAAAATGGAGATATCATAGCTTAAGTCTGTAACAGTATAGCCTGCCCTTGAAGCATTTTCTTGAATCCATTCAGTTATGACCGCTAGGAACTCATTTCGATTCAATTCTGCTATAATTTTTTTACCATTTTCAATAAGAAAAGCCCCGTGGTAGTACCTAACTTTTCCGTTGTCGTTTTCATATGCCAGCAGATCAAAACTGTTGTAGAATGAGACATCCCCGTATGAAACCGACTTGTCCGTGAAATAGCCGGACACCTTCAAGGAAGGGTGATAGGTGGCTGACCATGTTCCAACTATGTCTTCCCAAGTTGCGGCGTGTAGAGGTGAGGAAATGCCAGTTACGAGACAAAAAAAAGCTGCCAACAGCACCCTGCCCGCGCGTTTCATGGCTCTTCTCCTCAGTTGATTTTTTGGGCACCATAAACTCTTTTGTAGGATCAGGCAACCCAAAAAAATGTCTTGTGTCGTTAGCATGTGAAATGTCCGGTTGATATAGCAAGTGATGTGTCCGCTTTTTGCGGTTATGGGGGTAGGATAGGGGCTCATGGAAAGGAGGGCCTTAGGATGGAGACCTACTATTACCCCAGAGCTGCTATGGAGCGGGCCATGAAGATCCAGGAAGTGATTTTGAGGGCTATGGACGGCAGGCTTAAGTGGTATGAGGCGGCTGAGATCCTAGGGGTCTCTCATCAGCAGATGCGGTGGATCCTGCTTTTTGTGGATGCCAGTACCTGCAGGTGGATCCCTGCTTTGGATGGCATGGAGGATCTCATCGTGGTTTGGGATTATGCCACCACAGAGGTCTATTATGCCAGGCTAGTGCCCCAGGAAAGCACTCAGAGCACCATTTGACCTGCTAATGACAGGTCTTGACGTGCTAATGACAGGGGCGCTTCTGACCGGTTGACAGCTTAGATCTGTTCATGATAGGGTGCGCAGGTTACTGAATGATGATTCAGTCATTCAAGCCTGTGCAAGCCCCCGGAGGCTGGTGGGCAAGAGATTCGCGGCCTTCTTCCTAAAGAAACCTAAGAGAAAAAGGAGGGAAACAAGATGGCGAACTTACTGGTGGATGAGCAGGATGCAGCCTTTGTGCTTTTTGAACAACTGAAAGTGGAAGAGCTTTGTAAGGAACCTCTGTATGCGGATTTCTCAAGAGACATCTTCGAGATGACCCTGCGGGAAGCCCAAAAACTGGCTGTTAACGACATCATGCCCACCAATGTTCCTGGTGACCGGGAGGGTGCCAAGAGAGACGGAGACCTGGTGGCTGTGCCAGAGGTATTCCATAAGGCTTGGAAACTTTACACCGAGGGCGGTTGGATAGCCATGAGCGAGTCCCCCGAAGTGGGGGGGCAGGGGATGCCATCGGTCTTGGGCATTGCCTGCAATGAATATTTTGTGGCTGCCAACCCCGCATTCACCACCTTCCCCGGTCTGACTCACGGGGCCGCAAGGCTCATAGAAAATTACGGAACACCAGAACAGAAAGAAAAGTACATGTTCAAGATGTTCTCAGGCCAATGGGCCGGAACCATGTGCCTCACTGAGCCCCAGGCTGGAAGTGATGTGGGAGCCCTGAAGACAAGCGCCAAGAGGAATCCCGACGGCACTTTTTCCATCACCGGCACCAAGATCTTCATCACCGACGGCAACCATGATCTCACAGAGAACATCATCCATCCTGTGCTGGCAAGAATAGAGGGAGCCCCGGCAGGCACCAAGGGTATCTCCCTTTTCATAGTGCCCAAGATCCGGGTCAACCCCGATGGATCCTTGGGGGAACCCAATGACGTCCACGTGGGAGGCATAGAACACAAGATGGGGCTGCATGGCTCTCCTACCTGTGTGCTCAACTTCGGGGACGAGGGTCGTTGCATTGGGGAATTGCTGGGGGAAGAAAACGAAGGCATGCGCATCATGTTCCAGATGATGAACGAAGCCCGCATAGGGGTAGGTCTCCAGGGCTTGGCCATTGCTTCCACGGCGTATCTACATGCCTTGAAGTATGCCAGGGAGAGGATTCAGGGTTCGGACATAAGGGAGTTCAGGAATCCGGAGGCTCCCAGGGTGCCCATAATAAGGCACCCCGATGTGAGACGGATGCTCATGTTCATGAAGAGCATCACAGAAGGGGTGCGGGGCATGATCTATTTTGTGGCTTACTGCACGGATCGGGCCCGCACAGCCCAGAGCGAAGCCGAGCGAAATCGTTGGATGGGCTTTGTGGATCTGCTCACACCTGTG
The nucleotide sequence above comes from bacterium. Encoded proteins:
- a CDS encoding DJ-1/PfpI family protein, whose translation is MERKRVGIVVFDNVEVLDFCGPFEVFSVTRLNEHRRREEPSPFEVLLVAEKNVPVVTTGGMKVIPDSSFDNCPRLDILVVPGGWGVRKELKNPAMLNWLRSRASEVEALTSVCTGSMLLGFAGLLDGHHATTHWRSLDWMRESFPEVTVEYDKHVVEDGAVITSAGISAGIDMALKVVARFCGEEIARATARHMEYPYPDSNARRIRLGG
- a CDS encoding MFS transporter: MEGREKIRASLLGIGAFLGLKRSTIGVLSMVVLVGMGERMAERFLPIYMLALGGGVLAVGVLQAMDNLLSALYSFPGGYLSDRIGIRRSLMIFNLVAMCGFSIVILVSAWEAVLVGAVLFISWSAISLPATMSLIYRVLPSQKRTMGVSMHSLVRRIPMALGPLLGGLFINVWGERDGVRLAFGVALIMAVAALFLQQKMIEEDHRGEDGPGGIKGDLASGEKNPLKLLSLMNPAMKNLLVTDILVRFCEQIPYAFVVVWCMKMIPEPVSAFQFGILTSIEMATAVLVYIPVAYWADKSTKKPFVVITFLFFTLFPLGLMFSQSFEWLVGAFVLRGLKEFGEPTRKALIMDLSPDHCKAGMFGLYYLIRDVVVSLAAMGGAFLWQVAPQLNLLTAFAFGLLGTIGFAIFGRDVALPPGNGKDS
- a CDS encoding acyl-CoA dehydrogenase encodes the protein MANLLVDEQDAAFVLFEQLKVEELCKEPLYADFSRDIFEMTLREAQKLAVNDIMPTNVPGDREGAKRDGDLVAVPEVFHKAWKLYTEGGWIAMSESPEVGGQGMPSVLGIACNEYFVAANPAFTTFPGLTHGAARLIENYGTPEQKEKYMFKMFSGQWAGTMCLTEPQAGSDVGALKTSAKRNPDGTFSITGTKIFITDGNHDLTENIIHPVLARIEGAPAGTKGISLFIVPKIRVNPDGSLGEPNDVHVGGIEHKMGLHGSPTCVLNFGDEGRCIGELLGEENEGMRIMFQMMNEARIGVGLQGLAIASTAYLHALKYARERIQGSDIREFRNPEAPRVPIIRHPDVRRMLMFMKSITEGVRGMIYFVAYCTDRARTAQSEAERNRWMGFVDLLTPVVKAYSTDMGFRVVETALQVHGGYGYIREYPVEQFLRDIKISSIYEGTNGIQALDLVARKLGMGKGMVFMSFLGEVSQFIESCRNHEGLGTEISLLEKAKNAVAEVAMFFATKAREDLTVPVLYACPFLELFGDLVIGWQLLWQASIAHERLQKLMAEKGVTEESKATFLGENREASFYAGKIASARYFANTFLTLSPAKAQVIKNGDKTPLEIPETAFSAA